A single Leguminivora glycinivorella isolate SPB_JAAS2020 chromosome 25, LegGlyc_1.1, whole genome shotgun sequence DNA region contains:
- the LOC125239142 gene encoding tubulin beta chain-like produces MREIVHLQAGQCGNQIGSKFWEIISDEHGIDTTGHYHGDSDLQLERIQVYYNEAADGTRFVPRAVLVDLEPGTMDAIRSSTYGQLFRPDNFVFGQSGAGNNWAKGHYTEGAELVDAVMDVVRKESEGCDCLQGFQLTHSLGGGTGSGLGTLLLSKLREEYPDRIVNTFSVMPSPKVSDTVVEPYNATLSVHQLVENTDETFCIDNEALYDICFRTLRLSEPTYGDLNHLVSLTMSGVTTCLRFPGQLNADLRKLAVNMVPFPRLHFFMPGFAPLTARNSQGYRALTVPELTQQMFSPGNMMTACDPRHGRYLTVAAIFRGRMSMKEVDEQMLTVQDKNSSYFVEWIPNNVKVAVCDVPPRGVKMAATFVGNSTAIQEIFKRISEQFTVMFRRKAFLHWYTGEGMDEMEFTEAESNMNDLVSEYQQYEEVGVEDGEFDEQEEMAGEDYPEEG; encoded by the exons TTCTGGGAGATAATATCTGACGAGCACGGCATCGACACGACCGGCCACTACCACGGCGACAGCGACCTGCAGCTCGAGCGAATACAGGTGTACTACAACGAGGCGGCTGATG GAACTCGCTTCGTGCCTCGCGCCGTCCTGGTGGACTTGGAGCCCGGGACCATGGACGCCATCCGGTCTTCCACCTACGGCCAGCTGTTCCGGCCTGACAACTTCGTCTTCGGCCAGAGCGGAGCCG GTAACAACTGGGCGAAGGGCCATTACACCGAGGGAGCGGAGCTGGTGGACGCTGTCATGGACGTCGTGAGGAAGGAGTCTGAAGGCTGCGACTGTCTGCAAG GGTTCCAGCTGACGCACTCTCTGGGCGGAGGCACAGGATCCGGCCTCGGGACGCTGCTGCTGAGCAAACTGCGTGAGGAGTATCCCGACAGAATCGTCAACACCTTCAGCGTCATGCCTTCACCCAAG GTGTCCGACACAGTAGTAGAGCCGTACAACGCTACCCTCTCCGTGCACCAGCTGGTAGAGAACACAGATGAGACCTTCTGCATCGATAATGAAGCGCTCTACGATATCTGCTTCAGAACTCTACGACTCTCGGAGCCTACTTATGGAGACCTTAACCATCTCGTGTCG CTGACAATGTCCGGAGTAACGACATGCCTCCGGTTCCCCGGACAACTGAATGCGGATCTCCGGAAGCTCGCCGTGAATATGGTGCCCTTCCCTCGCCTACACTTCTTCATGCCTG GTTTCGCTCCACTGACCGCCAGAAACAGCCAGGGCTACAGAGCTCTCACAGTCCCAGAATTAACGCAACAG ATGTTCAGCCCCGGAAACATGATGACGGCGTGCGACCCGCGCCACGGGCGCTACCTCACCGTGGCCGCCATCTTCAGAGGCCGCATGTCCATGAAAGAAGTCGATGAACAGATGCTCACTGTACAGGATAAGAACTCCAG TTACTTCGTGGAGTGGATCCCCAACAACGTGAAGGTAGCGGTGTGTGACGTCCCGCCACGCGGAGTCAAGATGGCGGCCACCTTCGTAGGCAACTCCACGGCCATACAGGAGATCTTCAAACGCATCTCGGAGCAGTTCACCGTTATGTTCCGACGCAAG GCGTTCCTCCACTGGTACACCGGCGAGGGTATGGACGAAATGGAGTTCACGGAAGCCGAGAGCAACATGAACGACTTGGTGTCCGAATACCAGCAATACGAG GAGGTGGGCGTAGAAGACGGAGAATTTGATGAGCAAGAAGAAATGGCCGGAGAAGATTACCCCGAGGAAGGTTAA